The following coding sequences lie in one Ostrea edulis chromosome 8, xbOstEdul1.1, whole genome shotgun sequence genomic window:
- the LOC125661093 gene encoding uncharacterized protein LOC125661093 — protein sequence MDFKVAVVFQLCTLLQGIISEVVNLEELNKGFCHKDSKPVRVALRCDIHNATVTNETSEDLFVQCSKMLKGDVHCHSGRHDRINGVLEYNFTFDHSWHAGKLQWINYTCDNGTQFSESLRLYPCLSGFTAYGTHNGTHVNIECKHILFNMSKGISIVDNSAGNHLITCLNRNQCHPQYKGHPNGIHGFIREYKPGSGFLCTMDGQSIEVDLHVDNTIQGTAKTGSQPEGNGGGHLVSYLLGIFSHFCVTVMLKYTVINV from the exons ATGGATTTCAAAGTAGCCGTAGTTTTCCAGTTGTGCACTCTACTACAAG GGATCATTTCTGAAGTCGTAAACCTAGAAGAGTTGAATAAAGGTTTCTGCCATAAGGACAGTAAGCCAGTGCGTGTTGCCTTAAGATGTGACATCCACAATGCTACAGTCACAAATGAAACATCTGAAGACTTATTTGTCCAATGTTCAAAGATGTTGAAAGGTGACGTACATTGTCATTCTGGAAGGCATGATAGAATTAATGGAGTACTCGAATATAACTTCACGTTTGATCATTCATGGCATGCTGGAAAATTACAGTGGATAAATTACACGTGTGACAACGGAACGCAGTTTTCGGAAAGCCTTCGTTTGTACCCATGCC TGTCGGGATTTACTGCATATGGAACCCACAATGGCACACATGTAAACATCGAATGTAAACACATCCTCTTCAATATGTCAAAAGGGATCAGCATCGTCGATAACAGTGCGGGCAACCATTTAATTACTTGTCTAAATCGGAATCAATGCCATCCGCAATACAAAG GACACCCCAATGGTATACATGGTTTCATTAGGGAATACAAACCAGGATCGGGTTTCCTATGTACTATGGATGGTCAGAGTATTGAAGTTGATCTTCACGTGGATAATACTATACAGG GAACAGCAAAAACAGGATCCCAGCCCGAAGGAAATGGAGGTGGTCATCTCGTTTCCTACCTACTGGGTATATTTTCTCACTTCTGTGTCACTGTGATGCTCAAGTATACTGTTATCAATGTGTAG